DNA sequence from the Halostella salina genome:
TCGGCCACGTCCCGGAGGTTCCGGAGCGCGTCGGGCGTCAGGCCACCGGAGAGGAAGATGCCCACGTCCTCGCGACCGCGGGCGTCGAGTTCCCAGCGCACCTCGCGGACGATGTGCCGGAAGTCGCCGCGTCGCGAGCCAGTGGTGTCGAGGCGGACGCTGTCCAGGGCGTCGCCGAGCGTCTCGGCCGCGCGGATGGACTCGTCTTTCTCGTCGGTGAACGTGTCACAGAGCGCGACGCGGGGCACGTCCTCGCCGACGGCCTCGTCGAACGCCGCCCACGCGGCCTCCTGATTTCCTCGGCCGAAGCAGATCACCAGCGCGTGGGGCATCGTGCCACCGGCCTCCCGGCCGAGCACCTCGCCGGCGGCGACGTGGGAGAAGCCGTCGAGTCCGGCGACCAGCCCCGCCCGCTCGACGACCGGCGTGATCGTCGGGTGGACGTGGCGCGCACCGAACGAGAGCACCAGCGACTCGGGGGCTGCCTTGCGCGCCCGGAGCGCGTTCGTCGTGAAGGCGCTGGCCCCCGAGAGGAAGCCGAGCAGCGACGTCTCGAAGCGGGCGAACTCCAGATACGGCCCCTCGATCCGGAGGACCGGCCCCCCGTCGAACAGCCGGCCCTCGCGGAGCGCGTCCACGTCGACGTTCCGCCCCTCGAACAGCGTCGCCACGTCCTTGACGCCCGCGAACGCGTGGAACTCGCCGGTCGGGAACTGGTCCTGGGTCACTTCGGCGACGACCCGCGGGTTCCTGCCGGCGTGTTCGAGCGTCCGCTCCGTGCGCTCGAAGTAGGCGTCCGTCGCGGTGCCGTCGAGGATCGCGTCGGCCGACACCGTGTCGAACGGGTTGCTCATACGGTCACTTCCCGGCGCGCTCGAAAAAGCTATCCGGTACGGGCCGCCGGGCCGGCGGCGGTCCCCCGCCTATCCGGCACGCTCGGCGTGGACGGCCGACAGGTCGGCGACCGTCGGCGCGTTGACGACCCGCACGGTCCGCCCCTCGCGGACGACCCGGAACGCATCGCCGAACGGGTCGTCCTCGGGCACGCGGTAGACGCCGTCCCCGACCCGCTCCGCGCCGCGCCCGTCGAGCAGGTCGCGGTACGCGGCGGCGAACTCGCGGGCGTCGGCCCGACTCTCCCACTCGCTTGCGAACACGTAGCCGTACTCGCCGTCGGCGCGGTACGGCACCACCGTATCGCCCGCCCACCCCTCCGTTATCGGGTGGGAGTAGTTGTACCGCCGGTCGTCGCTGGTCAGGTGTGCGTCGGGGATCACGCCGTTGTGCTGGAACGTCGCGTACAGCGTCGCCTCGCCGAGCGTCTCCGTCCCGCCGAACCGCTCCCAGCCGTCGGCCGAGCGGTCCGGCACCGTCACGTTCACCGGGCCGTCGTCGGGGTAGCGCTCGGGGTGGATCAGCTGTTCGGTGCTCGCCGGGAACGCGTCGTACGCGTCGTCGACGGCGTCCCAGCCGCCCCGCTCCCGGAGGTCACCGACGAACGTCGGCCCGTCGGAGTAGGGGGCGAACGTGGCGAGGAACAGGCCGCGGTTGTACGACCGCGACGACGGGACCCGGGGAGCCTGCTCGATGCAGTCCCACTCCTCGCCGCAGCGCTCCTCGTAGCGGTCCATCACGTAGTTCGCGTCGCCCTCAACCAGCCCGGTCGCGGCGCGTCGCCCGTCGAGCGACGAGGCCGACCCGCCGAGCCGGAGGTGCTGGGCCTGAAGCGCGTGGACGAGTTCGTGGACGAGCGTCGCCCGGGAGACTGCCGCGGCGTCCGGGTCGTCGGCGACGACCACGATCCGGCCGCCCGAGTAGTAGCCCGCGACCGAGCCGCCGTACACCTCGGCGAAGGCCGCCTCGGCGGTCGTGTCCTCGCCGACGATCATGGCGGCCTCCCACACCACGTCGTCACGGGCCGTGTAGGACCGCCCCAGCCCGCCGCGCTCCCGGAACGCCTCGCGGGAGATCACCTCCACCGGCACGTCCTCCTCGAACTCCAGCCCCCGGATCCGTTCGATCCGGGCCATCGCGCGGACGGTGACGGCGTCGAGTTCCGCCTCGTCGAGTCCGTCGCTGGCGTCGACGTCGACCGCGTCGTCGTACCAGTAGCCGCCCTCCCAGCCGCGGGGGTCCTCGTCGTAGCCGGGCGGGGTGTCGGTACCCCCCAGCGGCGACGCACAGCCGGCGGTCACGAGCAGGCAGGCGACGACGAGGACGCGAGCGCGCATCGTGCAAACGGGAGGACCGCGGGAAAATAACGGTTGGCCTACGCGCGCCGCCGGGCGAGCAGGAGCGACGCGAGCAGGGCCGCGACCGCGGCACCGACGCCGAAGCCGGGTTGGCCGCCGGAGTCAGTGCTGTTGTCCGACCCCGAGTCGTCGCTCTCGGAGGCGGAATCGCTGTCGGAGTCGCCGTCGTCCGAGTCGCTATCCGAATCGGAGTCGCTGTCGTCCGAGTCGGAACCGCTGTCGTCCGAATCGCTGTCGCCCGAGTCGCTATCGTCCGAATCACTGCCGTCGTCCATGTCGGCCGCGGTCACGTTCGGCGCGTCCGCGTGGACCGCGTCGAGGCCGTCAAGCGTCGGCGCGTTGACGATGGTGACGGTTGTGCCGTCCTGTACGACCGCGAAGGCGTCGCCGAAGGCCGCGTCGTCGGGGATCCGGTAGACGCCGTCGGCCGCCTCGACGGACTCGGCGTTGCGGTACTCGAGCACCTGCCGGTAGCCCTCGACGAACTCGGACGCGTCGGCCTCGGAGTCCCACGTCGTGTTCCAGACGTACGCCGTCTCGTTCGTGGCGGCGTCGTCGCTCACGAACGGCACGAGCTTGTCACCGTCCCAGCCGGCGGTGTAGGGGTGCGAGTAGTTGTACGGGTCGACCGGGTCGGGCTGCCCGTCGCTCCCGCGGTTGATGAAGCTCTGCGTGCGGATGATCTGGGTCGCCCCGTTGCTGTCGTAGGTGGGGTACAGCAGCATCGAGAACATCCCGGCCTCGCCGAAGCTGGCGTGGTCGATGCCGCCCTCGATCTCCAGGCGCTCCCAGTCGTCGCTCGGCGGCGTGGCGACCGACACGTTCGTCGGCGCGTCCTCGCCGTACTTCTCGGGGTGGATCACCTGCTCGGTGCTCGCCGGCGGGTTCTCGTACACCGCGTTGACGCCCTCCCAGCCTGCTTCCTCGTAGATGCCCTCGACGAACGCCGGGCCGTCGCTGTAGGGCTGGAAGATCGTGAGGTAGATACCGAGGTGGATGTTACCGCCGCCCCCAGCGCCGCCGCCCTGGGGCATCAGGCAGTCCCACTCGGCCTCACAGCGCTGGCCGTACCGGTAGTCGACGTAGTTGCCGTCGCCCTCGATGATCCCGTCCTTGGCGTTGTGCAGTTCCCGCGTCGACTGGTTGTACCGCGAGGTGTTGAACTGCTGGTCCTGCAGCGCGTGGAACAGCTCCTGCGAGAGGGTGATCTCGTTCATCTTCGGAGCGGTCGTGTTCTCCGAGACGATCACGATCCGCTCCTCCGTGGGGCTGTAGTAGCCCGCGACGCTGGAGCCGTAGAGCGCCTCCTGTTCGGCGATCGCGGACGAGTCCTCGCCGACCATCAGCGTGGCCTCCCACTTGACGTTCTGGTGGAGCGCCTCGGCGTCGGTGACGTTCGTGAACTGCCCGGCGTTCTCCTCGCGGTACTGCTCGCGGGAGATCACGTCCACGGGCACCGTCCGCTGGAACTCGAGCTGGCGGACCACCTCGACGCGGGCCATCCCGCGGGCGACGACCGCGTCGAGTTCGCTGTCGTTCAGGCCGTCGCTCCGGTCCACGTCGATGCTCTCGTTGTACCAGTAGCCGTTCTCCCACCCGATCACGTCCTCGTCGGGGTCGGGCGGTGCGGTGTGGTTGTCGGTCTGGTCGTCCGTCGCCGACGACGGGGCGGCGTCGGCCGAGCCGTCCGAGTCGGTCTCGACTGTTGGCCGGTCCGTCGCGTCCGCCGCGACTGCACCCGGCACCACCGCCGAGAGGGCGACGACCGTCGCGATCATGAGTACGGGTAACGCTCGCATACGATAGTCGACGGTTGGACCGAACGTGTAAAAAAGATCGGGAAAGCGACGGGTCGCGACGCGGCGCAAACGGTTTTTCGACCGAACGCGTACGGCCGCGCATGCGACTCGATCCCGACTCGACGGCCGTCGTGGTCGTGGACATGCAGAACGGCTTCGCCCACCCGGACGGGAGCCTGTACGCGCCCGCAAGCGAAGACGCGATCGACCCGATCGACGAACTGCTCGGTCGCGCCCGCGACGCCGGCGCGTCCGTGGTGTTCACCCGCGACGTGCACCCGCCCGAGCAGTTCGAGGACGCCCACTACTACGACGAGTTCGACCGCTGGGGCGAACACGTCGTCGAGGGGTCCTGGGAGACGGAGATCGTCGACGGCCTGCCCGTCGCCGAGGACGACCACGTCGTCACGAAACACACGTACGACGCGTTCTATCAGACCGACCTCGAAGGCCATCTCGACGCCCACGGGATCGACGACCTGCTGATCTGTGGCACGCTCGCGAACGTCTGTGTGCTCCACACCGCCGGGAGCGCCGGCCTGCGGGACTACCGCCCGGTGCTCGTCGAGGACGCCGTCGGCTTCATCGAGGAGGACCACCACGAGTACGCGCTGGACCACGCCGACTGGCTGTTCGGGGAGGTCGAATCGCTGGACGACATCGCGTTCGCCTAGCGGAACTCGACGCCGGTGACCTCGAAACGCGCGCCGCCGTCGGTCGATTCGGTCGCCGCGACCGACCAGCCGTGCGCCTCCGCCACGTCGCGAACGATCGCCAGACCCAGCCCGGTCCCGTCGTCGTCGGTCGTGTAGCTCCGCTCGAACACCGCCTCCTGATTTTCCGGCGGGATCCCGAGGCCGTCGTCGGCGACGTAGAACCCGGTCGCCCCTGCCTCGCGGTCGGAACCGACCCGTTCGAGCGTGCCAACCCGGACGGTCACCGGCGGGCGCTGTGCCGGCCCGCCGTCCGCGCTCTCGGCAGACCGGTACAGCGGGGCCCCGGAGTCGCCGTCGGCCGGGGAATCCCCCGGCGAGCCGTGTTCCACGCTGTCCTGCCGAGCCTGCGAGGCAGGGCCCGTCGAACCATGTTCGACGGCGTCATCGGAACGCGACGCGTTCCGATTGCTCGTGGAACCGTGTTCCACGCTATCCTGCCGAGTCTGCGAGGCAGGGCCCGTCGAACCATGTTCGACGGCGTTCCGAAACAGGTTCTCGAACAGCTGGCGGAGCCGCGACCGGTCGGCGGCGACGACCGCATCCTGGGCCGTGACCTCGAATGCGGCGTCGGCCGAGTCGATCCCGTCCCAGGCGTCCCGCGCAACGTCGGCCAGCCGCACCGGTTCGGGGTCGGTCACGTCCCGGCCGCTCCGGGCGAGTTCGAGGAGGTCGTCGACGAGCACCTCCATCCGGTCGAGCGCTTCGTCGACCTCCGCGAGCGCCGTCTCGTCGTCCGTCTCCCGGGCCACGTCGAGGTAGCCCTGTGCGACCGACAGCGGGTTGCGGAGGTCGTGGCTGACGATGTCGGCGAACTCGTCGAGCCGCTCGTTCTGCCGCGCGAGGTCGCACTCCCGTTCGGCCCGGGTCAGCGCGGCGGTCGCGTTGGCCGCCAGCACGGCAGTGAGCTGGACGGCCGTGTCGTCGCGACTGAACGGCTCCTCTGAACCGGCCCCGAGGACGCCGTACTCGCCCAGCGGGAACAGCGCGACGCCGCGGACCGGCGTCGACTCGTCCTTGAGGGCGCAGTCGGCGTCGTGGACGTTTTCGACGACCAGGCGCTCGCCGCGCTCGTACACCGTCCCCTGGAGTCCCTCCCCGACGGCGTACGAGGGGACGGGGTCGTACAGGTCGCGGAGTTCGTCCGTGGTGGCGACCGGAACCAGCCGCCCGTCCTCGTAGGCGTGGATCCCGACGTACTCAAGGTCGAGGACCTCGCGGACCGCCTCGACCGTCCGTTCGCACACCGCTTCCGGCGTGCTCGCCCCCATGAGGTCGCGGCTGGCGTCCTGTATCGCCGCGAGCGACCGCTCCCGCTCCCGACGCCGGGTCACGTCGCGGAGAACGACGACCGCCCCCTTGTTGCCCGAGAGCGGCGTCACCCGGGAGTCGAAGGAACGGCGATCACCGTCGACTGCGACCGCCACCGCCTCGTCGTCGTGGGCGCTGTCGAC
Encoded proteins:
- a CDS encoding nicotinate phosphoribosyltransferase, giving the protein MSNPFDTVSADAILDGTATDAYFERTERTLEHAGRNPRVVAEVTQDQFPTGEFHAFAGVKDVATLFEGRNVDVDALREGRLFDGGPVLRIEGPYLEFARFETSLLGFLSGASAFTTNALRARKAAPESLVLSFGARHVHPTITPVVERAGLVAGLDGFSHVAAGEVLGREAGGTMPHALVICFGRGNQEAAWAAFDEAVGEDVPRVALCDTFTDEKDESIRAAETLGDALDSVRLDTTGSRRGDFRHIVREVRWELDARGREDVGIFLSGGLTPDALRNLRDVADGFGVGSYVTDADPLDFGLDIVSVDGDPVAKRGKLSGVKQVYRTPDGRHHVGLAAADAPADAESLLEPLVRDGEVVREFDIDEAAARARADAESVGFE
- a CDS encoding Hvo_1808 family surface protein, with translation MRARVLVVACLLVTAGCASPLGGTDTPPGYDEDPRGWEGGYWYDDAVDVDASDGLDEAELDAVTVRAMARIERIRGLEFEEDVPVEVISREAFRERGGLGRSYTARDDVVWEAAMIVGEDTTAEAAFAEVYGGSVAGYYSGGRIVVVADDPDAAAVSRATLVHELVHALQAQHLRLGGSASSLDGRRAATGLVEGDANYVMDRYEERCGEEWDCIEQAPRVPSSRSYNRGLFLATFAPYSDGPTFVGDLRERGGWDAVDDAYDAFPASTEQLIHPERYPDDGPVNVTVPDRSADGWERFGGTETLGEATLYATFQHNGVIPDAHLTSDDRRYNYSHPITEGWAGDTVVPYRADGEYGYVFASEWESRADAREFAAAYRDLLDGRGAERVGDGVYRVPEDDPFGDAFRVVREGRTVRVVNAPTVADLSAVHAERAG
- a CDS encoding Hvo_1808 family surface protein — encoded protein: MRALPVLMIATVVALSAVVPGAVAADATDRPTVETDSDGSADAAPSSATDDQTDNHTAPPDPDEDVIGWENGYWYNESIDVDRSDGLNDSELDAVVARGMARVEVVRQLEFQRTVPVDVISREQYREENAGQFTNVTDAEALHQNVKWEATLMVGEDSSAIAEQEALYGSSVAGYYSPTEERIVIVSENTTAPKMNEITLSQELFHALQDQQFNTSRYNQSTRELHNAKDGIIEGDGNYVDYRYGQRCEAEWDCLMPQGGGAGGGGNIHLGIYLTIFQPYSDGPAFVEGIYEEAGWEGVNAVYENPPASTEQVIHPEKYGEDAPTNVSVATPPSDDWERLEIEGGIDHASFGEAGMFSMLLYPTYDSNGATQIIRTQSFINRGSDGQPDPVDPYNYSHPYTAGWDGDKLVPFVSDDAATNETAYVWNTTWDSEADASEFVEGYRQVLEYRNAESVEAADGVYRIPDDAAFGDAFAVVQDGTTVTIVNAPTLDGLDAVHADAPNVTAADMDDGSDSDDSDSGDSDSDDSGSDSDDSDSDSDSDSDDGDSDSDSASESDDSGSDNSTDSGGQPGFGVGAAVAALLASLLLARRRA
- a CDS encoding cysteine hydrolase family protein, with product MRLDPDSTAVVVVDMQNGFAHPDGSLYAPASEDAIDPIDELLGRARDAGASVVFTRDVHPPEQFEDAHYYDEFDRWGEHVVEGSWETEIVDGLPVAEDDHVVTKHTYDAFYQTDLEGHLDAHGIDDLLICGTLANVCVLHTAGSAGLRDYRPVLVEDAVGFIEEDHHEYALDHADWLFGEVESLDDIAFA
- a CDS encoding histidine kinase N-terminal 7TM domain-containing protein translates to MAALSAAAGVAACVALVLAVLSWQRRDRRGARPFAAMMGANAVWLAAFAAELAATDVAGALPWFQIRMAVLLFVPATWLLFAVDYSEYGEGSTRRFAAATYAVPAVTAALTLANGSGGVLWSAPEMVTRGSFRLLVVDYAAGWWASVAYSYLLIAAGVVLIAGVAAASTGLYRKQSLLVLSGALPPAAANAVYYAGVSPVPELDLTPFAFIVEGVVVFWALFGYGLFDRSPVARSAVVDTMDDPMVAVDGEGYVVDVNPAAERLSPRAAPLGGRFGDAFPSIAAAVDVDSAHDDEAVAVAVDGDRRSFDSRVTPLSGNKGAVVVLRDVTRRRERERSLAAIQDASRDLMGASTPEAVCERTVEAVREVLDLEYVGIHAYEDGRLVPVATTDELRDLYDPVPSYAVGEGLQGTVYERGERLVVENVHDADCALKDESTPVRGVALFPLGEYGVLGAGSEEPFSRDDTAVQLTAVLAANATAALTRAERECDLARQNERLDEFADIVSHDLRNPLSVAQGYLDVARETDDETALAEVDEALDRMEVLVDDLLELARSGRDVTDPEPVRLADVARDAWDGIDSADAAFEVTAQDAVVAADRSRLRQLFENLFRNAVEHGSTGPASQTRQDSVEHGSTSNRNASRSDDAVEHGSTGPASQARQDSVEHGSPGDSPADGDSGAPLYRSAESADGGPAQRPPVTVRVGTLERVGSDREAGATGFYVADDGLGIPPENQEAVFERSYTTDDDGTGLGLAIVRDVAEAHGWSVAATESTDGGARFEVTGVEFR